In Gouania willdenowi chromosome 15, fGouWil2.1, whole genome shotgun sequence, one DNA window encodes the following:
- the LOC114476990 gene encoding cytochrome P450 1B1-like: protein MDVVLKGIDPSTSRAVLVGCAAILLSLHLYRWLRQRRGSGPPGPFPWPLIGNAAQLGKAPHLYFSRMAKKYGNVFQIKLGNRTVVVLNGDSIKQALVKQGPDFAGRPDFASFQYVSSGNSLAFGTSTDFWKEQRRVAHSSVRMFSTGNPLTKKTFECHVLTEVREVLKLFVAKTETHRFFQPMNYMVVSIANTMSAVCFGKRYSYEDEEFRQVIGRNDQFTQTVGAGSIVDVMPWLQYFPNPIKNMFNNFIKLNLEFTTFIHDKVLEHRKSIQSSTIRDVTDALILALEKFTDKTQSSMKKESDYVTAAIGDIFGASQDTLSTAMQWIVLVLVNYPELQLRLQQEVDRVVDRSRMPSIEDQSQVPYVMAFIYEVMRYTSFVPLTIPHSTTNDTSIMGYTIPKNTVVFINQWSVNHDPGIWSNPETFDPERFLDQNGELNKDLTGNVLIFSLGKRRCIGEELSKLHLFLFTSMLVHLCYISPDPSRPPDMGYTYGLTMKPNGYYIAVTPRDDIGFDIARCCYK from the exons ATGGATGTGGTACTGAAGGGAATTGACCCATCGACCTCCCGGGCTGTGCTGGTGGGCTGTGCGGccatccttctctctctgcaccTGTACCGGTGGTTGAGGCAGCGGCGGGGCTCGGGCCCCCCGGGGCCCTTCCCCTGGCCACTCATCGGGAATGCTGCGCAGCTTGGAAAAGCACCGCACTTGTATTTTTCCCGCATGGCCAAAAAATACGGAAACGTGTTTCAGATCAAACTGGGAAACCGGACTGTGGTGGTGCTGAACGGGGACTCGATCAAACAGGCGCTGGTTAAACAGGGACCGGACTTCGCAGGTAGACCGGACTTCGCGTCTTTCCAGTACGTGTCCAGTGGGAACAGCTTGGCGTTCGGTACCAGTACGGACTTTTGGAAGGAGCAGCGTCGGGTAGCGCACTCCAGCGTGCGGATGTTCTCAACAGGGAACCCGCTGACCAAGAAGACCTTTGAGTGCCATGTCCTGACTGAGGTCCGGGAGGTCCTGAAGCTGTTTGTGGCTAAAACTGAGACGCATCGCTTCTTCCAACCAATGAACTACATGGTGGTTTCTATAGCCAACACCATGAGTGCTGTGTGCTTTGGGAAAAGATATTCCTACGAGGACGAAGAGTTCCGACAGGTGATTGGAAGGAACGACCAGTTCACCCAGACTGTGGGAGCTGGGAGCATAGTGGATGTGATGCCCTGGCTGCAGTACTTCCCCAACcccattaaaaacatgtttaacaaCTTCATAAAACTCAACCTGGAATTTACCACCTTCATCCATGACAAAGTCCTGGAGCACAGGAAGTCTATCCAGTCCAGCACCATCAGGGATGTGACGGATGCTTTGATCCTGGCCCTGGAGAAGTTCACAGATAAAACCCAGTCTTCCATGAAGAAGGAGTCAGACTATGTGACTGCAGCGATAGGGGACATCTTTGGAGCCAGTCAAGACACTCTGTCCACTGCCATGCAGTGGATCGTCCTTGTTCTTGTCAA TTACCCTGAGCTGCAGCTGCGTCTGCAGCAGGAAGTGGACAGGGTGGTGGACCGGAGCCGCATGCCCTCCATTGAAGACCAGTCCCAGGTACCCTACGTCATGGCCTTTATCTACGAGGTGATGCGCTACACCAGCTTTGTCCCCCTCACCATCCCACACTCCACCACCAACGACACCTCCATCATGGGCTACACTATACCAAAGAACACAGTTGTCTTCATCAACCAGTGGTCAGTCAACCATGACCCAGGTATCTGGTCCAACCCAGAGACCTTTGATCCAGAGCGCTTTCTGGACCAGAATGGGGAACTAAATAAGGACCTGACAGGCAATGTGCTGATCTTCTCTCTGGGGAAGCGGAGGTGCATCGGGGAGGAGCTGTCCAAGCTGCATCTGTTCCTCTTCACCTCCATGTTGGTTCACCTGTGCTACATCAGCCCAGATCCATCCAGACCACCTGATATGGGTTACACATATGGCCTGACCATGAAGCCTAATGGGTATTACATTGCAGTGACTCCACGAGATGACATTGGTTTTGACATTGCTAGATGCTGCTATAAGTGA